The sequence AGATTTTGGCGGAAACGGTTTCGGTAGCGACGGTTTATGCCAGCCCTCGTTATCATCCGATTCCCGCGGAGCTGCGTCCGCAAATTGCGGCGAGCTTGGGTGTGGATCTGGCGATCATCGAGCGCCGTCTGGATTCGGGCAAAGGATTTGTGAACCTTGCCAGGCGGGTTTCGCGGCCGGCCGCCGAATCGGTGATGGCTCTGCGACTGAATGGTGTCGGAATTATTGAAGAAAGCCGGCGCAGCTACCCTCACGGGGAACTCGCCGCTCATGTCCTGGGCTTTGCCAACTCGGAAATGCTTGGAGCCGAAGGTCTCGAGCTTCGCTACGATCGCTGGTTGCGAGCACCGGAGCTGGTCTATGACGTCGAGAGGGACGGGAAGGGCCGGATTCGCTTCGTCGGCGGGGTAGATCCCCAGGAGGGAGATCGCTCCCTGGCACCGGGTGCCGAACTCGAACTGACGATCGACCCTCGAATTCAGGCAATTGTCGAGAGGGAGCTCGCAGCTGGCATCGAGAAGTTTGAGGCTGATGCCGGAAGCGTCGTGGTGCTGGACCCCTCCACGGGTGCGATCGTGGCGCTTGCGAATTTCCCGACCTTCGATCCGAATCAGGCCGGTTCATTCACCGGTGCCGAGCGCCGGAATCGCGCGATCACTGACGTTTTTGAACCGGGCTCAACCTTCAAGGCATTTCTCGCCTCCGCCGCCGTCGATGCCGGTGTGATTACCCTCGACGAAGAATTCGATTGCGAAGAAGGCGCCTACCGAATTGGCCGGCGTACGATCCACGATACCCATTCCTACAGCATGCTCACCCTGCCCGAGGTGATTCAATACTCGAGCAATATCGGGACGACGAAGGTCGCCGAGCGCATGGGAAGGGACACCTTTGCCACCTACCTCACCGGTTTCGGATTCGGCGCGCGCACAGCAGTGGATTTGCCGGGTGAAGTCCGCGGGATCATGAACCCGGTAGCTGGATGGGGGCCGATCGAATTGGCCACGACGAGTTTTGGTCAGGGAATTGCGGTCACGCCACTGCAGTTGGCTGCAGGTTTCGCCGCGATTGCGAACGGCGGCATTTGGCACCAGCCGCATGTGCTGGCTCGCGCGACGTCCGAGGAGGGCCGACTGCTCTATGCTTGGGAACCCACGGCCGCCAAATCGCGCCGGGTCATTCGTGAGGAGACGGCCCGCGAAGTGGGCTTGATGCTGGAGAGCGTCGTGGATGGAGATGGCGGTACAGGCAAGAATGCTCGTATTGCCGGGGTTCGTGTCGCTGGGAAAACAGGCACCGCCCAGAAGGCGCGTCTCGATGGCCGTGGCTACTCCAGTGAGAGAATCGCTTCCTTTGTTGGATTTGCCCCGG is a genomic window of Candidatus Binatia bacterium containing:
- a CDS encoding penicillin-binding protein: MIAHGAHTERSQRIAVVAIGILLALGFLAGRVAQLSIVDGEGLAARSADQYAKQIRLPAPRGAIFASTGEILAETVSVATVYASPRYHPIPAELRPQIAASLGVDLAIIERRLDSGKGFVNLARRVSRPAAESVMALRLNGVGIIEESRRSYPHGELAAHVLGFANSEMLGAEGLELRYDRWLRAPELVYDVERDGKGRIRFVGGVDPQEGDRSLAPGAELELTIDPRIQAIVERELAAGIEKFEADAGSVVVLDPSTGAIVALANFPTFDPNQAGSFTGAERRNRAITDVFEPGSTFKAFLASAAVDAGVITLDEEFDCEEGAYRIGRRTIHDTHSYSMLTLPEVIQYSSNIGTTKVAERMGRDTFATYLTGFGFGARTAVDLPGEVRGIMNPVAGWGPIELATTSFGQGIAVTPLQLAAGFAAIANGGIWHQPHVLARATSEEGRLLYAWEPTAAKSRRVIREETAREVGLMLESVVDGDGGTGKNARIAGVRVAGKTGTAQKARLDGRGYSSERIASFVGFAPADEPALVTLVMVDNPRKATYGGTVAAPIFREVMQRALDQVGLRPRLAPPSRMGVWPAVLPLEQESDEVDLPEGSLPSFVGMSLRRALAQANAFGFPVEFEGSGFVVEQLPLAGSSLSDPSIALQLRLEPSA